GTAAGATGCGATCACTGCCAGCAATGTATGTGAAAAGCCGAACTTACATCTGAGTTTTTCAATAAGGATTTCATGACAGATCTTATCAAAAGCCTTCTGGAAATCGGCAAACATAACATCCACTTGATGACCCTCATCCAGgctacgagtcaaaaactcggtAAAGCAAACGAGGTTACTGATGCATGACCTCCCACCCATAAAGCCGTGCTGCTCAATATTGATCAGGTGTTTCACAACTGGGTAGATCTCGCTATATAAAACAAtctcgaaaattttcgagaagTTGCACAACAGAGATATAGGCCTATAATTCCCAATCTGTGATCGATCTCCTTTCTTCAACACAGGCACAACCTTAGCGAGCTTCCACATATCTGGGTATATTCCAGTATTTAATATTAAGTTAAAAATATGGCGTAAGGGTGTCAACAGCGCAGCGATACAATCTCTTACCAAATAGCTTGGCACACCATCTGGCCCAGCCGTTGCTTTGTCGCCCAACCTCTTCGCAGCCCTGAGAATCTGAGCATCCGTGATTGAATCGACTGAAACCTGTAATCGAGTTACTTTGAAATCTCAGCATATTCCATTTGCTTTAACAACCGGAACTATTGGTGTAGCCCATTCTGATTGATTTACTTTGACTAAAATATTCTCTTTTTCTAACCTACTCAATTCTTCTTCAACTTCATCTTGCAAAGCATACGGAATTTTCCTAGCTTTAACAAAAACTGGCTTCGCGTTAACCTTCAACCTTAAGCGAGCTTTGAGATTGAGTATTTTACCCATAGAATTATCTGAAAGAACTGGGTATTTATGTAAAATATTTTGTAGATTCTGTTCATGACcaattttatttaaattttcgaGTTTTATGTTTAGTTGACGTATCCACTCCCGACCTAAAATAGGCAATCTATCTGTATTGACAATGTAGACATTCAAATGTTTTAGTTTGCCCTCGTATACGCATTTCACCCTTGAAAAGCCAACAACATCCAAAACTCTCTTGCAATATGTAACCAATTTCAGATCTGTCTTATGGATTTCTAATTCGGAAATGACTTTTTAAACAATGCATGACTCATTATTGTGACAGCAGCTCCACTGTCCagttcaaaattaattaatttatcctcaattttgatttttaccATGTATTTATCTCTGTAACTTACATGTTATGATTGTACCGCAAATTTCCTCAATTTGATTGGTATGCTCAGCTTTTCTGGAGCTTTGTCTGCCTTTGAAACATACCTTTGCCAGATGACCCTTGACTTTACATTTCGAACAGATAGAAGAAATGTATTTACATGTATTTGCAAAGTGAGAAGGAGAGCCACATCTGTAACAATGAGAAGATTTATCAGAATTTTTATCATTAGAAGAAGGCTTTGAAGAAGCCTTGATTTTCAAAGGTCGATCACCCATTTGTTTTCCACATTTAACACTATTCACAGAAGAACTGGTCACGTTATTCCGATGAAGTTGTGCTGCATCCCTGGCAGAAGTTTCCATGCTGATCGCTACCCCTCTCGATTGCCAAATCCTTAATCTCCAATAGCCTGCTCTAAATATTTCGGGTTCGTAGACCAAAAACAAATTGGTTCCTAAGGGCTTTCttcaagtatatatatatatatatatatatatatatatatatatatatatatatatatatatatatatatatatatatagttataaagtgttaataccacctccaaaatagtaactcgtttaacgctctcacctcatatatatcgatgtcacctccgatttcggaggtgacatcgttttgccttgtttttaagcttgttagattcaggaggcttcagggatcaacatatcaaaaaatcgttttgaggtcacaacgcaccccgtttatgtactgaacaatcttttagttcgagtgtatatcactggcgctagtgtgccgagctgtatatagaagaattgctctgcgggactctttgctggttagcacctccgaaaatggcaacgttgtaccgtacaagcagatgtagacaggcggaatatcagtatacggaggaattaagtaaatagaggcgcagcgcgctatctcctccataattgcaatccaggcggcatatctcaacaattgttatcgcattcttttgtaggggaaagaatcacgtgaaagaaaaccaatcttagctctctcgaatgggattatgactgtatacatttcatcgtgtgtatctatgcatccgttgaacttctttcatctcaagctaacaccataattctgaatttggcgatttaattacttacttgaaaacaaatcgatttgaatctcgtacataatagtgattctttttatgaaaatgatctatatagataataccactcattagaataacgaataaatcagtaatgttcttagaacatagaataacaggaaggagcttttctacgtacacctagaggtaaaatatatctatatatactatgaagaactttctttcagctcgaactttcgatattcatttatatcaacatcgatagcactacaaaaagtgtatcactcacaagagcgtaatgctctatgtagggaaacggcttaaatggatgataccagataggtttttgttaagaatgtacaactacctgcaagataacacaacaggagaaaaattattcattgtttcaaacacttgttaaaatacatattgggctaaaaaccctgaatctacgccaacacgaatcacgaatttgtacaattggagatatttcaagctattccgtctctggtttctgcatgattttatcgggccaaatgttgccttgtttcggccggtttgataaccactgataggaaatattgacgaattttcaatgaagtgtgagaaatttttgaatttctttttcctattttctaatgaataaccactgatatatctatgggagatgattccccaacatgagggttcctcaaacaactgaagaacagaagaatcttcacttggaaggccgaacctagtcgaaagaccttcatggtcataagcaagatttggaatactattaattccactactgggtaaactgagcttaccttcacccacctgaagatgttattgtgtcgtggttcaaaactaattttgtcaaatcgtattatctattttgagttcaattgtggatcttcatccagtatcagtcacatcaattcaatatatctctataattctgaatttggcgaaataattcattacctacctgaaataaaaccataataatattgattctttctatgaaaattatttatatagataatacttcctattagaataacgaataatcagaaatgttacattgcatataaaaaaatgagctgttcagagaaaggagaatactttttggaaaagaatattcagaagtacaggccgatcctaaggcgtgccgaattccttatgtgccgctccgcccgctccaaagacaaaaaatatacttttttttacatatatacggtgtcccagataagatgaaaaacattttaatgtgagatagagaacacctcgaggattacgaagaacccccacatgtagtatctaagagttctagattctgatttacagggtgtttttcaaatttaaatggaaattgaaaccactctatctcctgaacggagatattcatccgaaatttgatatgaagatagcttctatgaggttccagaaacagatttttcgtcttgatagcgacaataattttttctatcgtgtcgatattcaacatcctattgatctcataacgaagtgaattttgaatttttatggatttaatcaattgaattactattgaatgttaattttagttttcatttgatcgactacttagatcagttttctgaagagtaactcgaggatggttcttcaacaattatttatttttaagtaatttaattggtaaaaataaaatataaagtgatcgttttcatcccatgatgaagtgaattttatatcttaatgaattgcattaaagaattaattgttcctacatctttggttgcagagatgattttatttgatgttattttatagaacgcaccgcacctttgatttttttttgtattggatcaaatgaaaattggaataaacaatcaataatgtatatttaattgattaaattcgtaaagattcaaaattcatttcggtatgagaagaatagaatgttaaatatcaacacgagaaaaaacttattgtcactatcaagaaattgaataaataaattttatagtttacgcagatatcgagaaatcatgaaattcattgggtgatttcgcgaaattttaacgacaacgactgtccaaatttactgtcctgcaaatagaatgatattgattgcagttttctggaacctcatggaaactatctccattccaaatttcggatgaataggcgattccgttcaggagatagagttgttttaatttccactccactcaaacttcaaaaacaccctgtaaatgagaatctataatctcccatttggatgatgatgtccctgccctccgacatcttctctacagatttttatgttatctaatctacacaataaaaatgcaatttacatttttaagtacacgcatgcagtaactgtaggaagcatcataattgaaccctagccgtttttgtttttacgaccacgcgattctatttcaaaatctggtaatttttacaaaccctagacattcctatctcgagtccctatcgataacgataattgctctcagatggtggtttgttcgatctttacatcacgttcttctgaagcaagcattcttttgtttttctttttttcggtgaaagggaacaaggaatattcgatttgacaagattgaaaaattcagtttcatttaatatttttcgtcgtctcattcaaaatttggataattggagttagaaagtaatactcaataattaacactgactgacaaatgaaggtggctgtctgaggccatcccttttatttgggcgaccgcgtgccggacaagcgctgcatacctgctaggatcggcactaccgtaatagatagtgatgaatattcaatgagaataagcgattccgaacattttcagattaattcaaattatttcagaattgagagaaaaaatgcgataaattttacaatataaaagaaatgaacgtcGGCTGAACCCAATGTTGGACCATTGtgtattatttcaaatggaacgctctacatatttttcttgaatcggattgctaaatgattttgaggaatcctttgctcagaagcatctattttattatagattatgtttaaatattggattttcccgaaaatttgaagaacttgtaccatctctctggtttgaattttttagtgatgtatcataaagaaaattaccaattatatcgaaacaagtgagattttatgaagaattattcaaaacagatttcatttttcgatagatcataaaggatgtaagggaaaaattaaacaaaattgaagtctttagaaggcctcgagtcaacatattttgaaattgcaaccatgtttttgtcaagacatgatgaatctacaaaatgaagttaataatataaatacatactcggatacatatgattgatatacagatgattggttggtaaattcccaaaagctatgatgaacagcggacactatgatggaggcatgatgaaaggagaaagacaaaagttaatttaagtattttcgcatgctgttttattattcaaaataaatgattcttataatcaacaaatcaggtgcaattgacatttttgttttggtcttcgaaactaaacttctactatccaaaataagtaggtacatagataaaatatatctatatacaggatatctgtgaacaaatgcgaagaactaagggagatgattccttaatgaaaataagcgggggtagttcctataaatttttttccaaatcgacagcccttctaaaatacagcctttggaaggcgatgacgagttcacaggttttaattttttttacagaagcactgagtagattgttaccagtttcaacttcggcaagctcgtagtttaggcggtaaattgctatcgattttttcaatgtgtctctcccttaaattcaaaaatttctgtgaaaatgttgaaatttgagtttttatgctattgtaatagaagtatacgaaactagcaggtcggggggatccaagatttcgggccgattcaccttaaaaaaacataataaaatgaatttcgtgaataactaccgaggagaatccactattctccactataaaaaattagtattattccaataatataccgacttaatgaatgctacgttgctattactataaggcccggttgatcacttcaggattaggccgagatttaagatgatcctagattgatctgacagaactgaactgaaatgtcaaaatcaatctaggacaaactttaatcccgaactgaacaactgctatacatgtagagtttcggattttgcgagaatctactactttttcttcaaaacaacaactacgctgaaggaaatgtgattgactgttagcgacacggaatatcaaccatctgaattctgtagtccatacaaatttttttgaactctcatcatactaatatagcagtctgatactgaaatccgtcatttgacaaaatgagttgtcagtcatagactgaccaacattttcgaaagctattgatctattaattaaatcgttctataattggtcttaaattgacagtcgtattgtgaacaacgatatgcagcggattatctaaacacgaaataaattctgaaatgtttcggatcatgaggttaattgaataagtatcttgttcgtatcatttgttgaatttcattattctaaatattcttcaatgaatgaaaatataatatcaacacacataattgatttattcgtcatcaaataattaaataaatcgtttctcgaaaagtttcgagtcttgaggcaaatataatattgaattatttacatcgttatttgtcgaacttcaaagttctgaatgaattaaaatctaaacttgacaatatacgagacagttttcgcaagagtttcaatgaaatctgaaaattttcatcattctagagcattctggacatcaataattctcgaatcgtccatggcataaattcaat
This genomic stretch from Coccinella septempunctata chromosome 7, icCocSept1.1, whole genome shotgun sequence harbors:
- the LOC123317472 gene encoding uncharacterized protein LOC123317472 translates to METSARDAAQLHRNNVTSSSVNSVKCGKQMGDRPLKIKASSKPSSNDKNSDKSSHCYRCGSPSHFANTCKYISSICSKCKVKGHLAKVCFKGRQSSRKAEHTNQIEEICGTIITWIVLGRCSLG